TCTGATTGACCTTTTGGGCGATCTCCCATGAACTCTCTACCATCAGCATAGTGTGTATATGTATCTCTTTTATCTTCCACTAtcatattatgcataattatacaAGAAGTAATTATATCAGAGAGTCGTTCTTCATCCCAAGCAAGTGAGGGTTTTTTAATTATTGCAAATCGAGCTTGCAACACCCCAAATGCTCGCTCCACATCCTTTCTTGTTGCTTCTTGATGTTAGGCAAATAACCTTGCTTTTGCTGTTTGCCGTTCAGTAATAGACTGAATAAAAGTAGCCCATTTAGGATAAATGTCATCAGTGAGATAGTAAGCCATGCCGTATTGATTTCCATTCACTGTGAAATTGACAGGTGGTGCccttccttcaaacaaatcaattaaaagaGGTAATCGATATAGCACGTTGAGATCATTATATGAACCTGGCATCCCAAAAAAGGCATGTCATATCCATAGGTCATGATCAGCGACAGCTTCAAGAATTAATGTTGCAACACCAGCTCGCCCTTGATATTGCCCTTTCCATGCTGCTGGGCATTCTTCCACTCCCAATGCATGCAATCAACACTACCAATCATGCCAGGGAATCCTCGTTCTTCACTAAAGGCTAATAATCTCGTCAAATCTTGTGGTGTTGGTTTTCTCAAATAATGTTGCCCAAATTGGTTGATTATTCCCTTTGTGAAATGAGTGAGTGCTTTTCGTGCTGTGCTTTCGCTAATTCGGAGGTACTCATCAACTTGATCAGCAGTCATCCCGTATGCTAGCATACGAAGAGCTGCAGTACACTTTTGTAAAGCACTTAGACCTTTTCTACCAGTTGCATCAATGTTGATGGTGAACCATGGATCGTTGTTGGAGACAGCTTCCATTATCCGTAAAAATACATGTTTCCTCATCCTAAACCTACGTCGAAACAATCGAGAAGAATATGTAGGATTTTCagcaaaataatcataaaatagtTGGGAATGACCTTTTGAATGGTCTCTTTGAATtcgacatttttttttgttctcacCCTTGGTTGTAGTGTTGAAACAATGGGAGGAATTGCGTATTGAAAGGCATAATCAATCATATTATGTATTAGTTCATTCTCCTCGTAAGAACTTGAAGTGGATGAGGCAAAATTGGACTTAGAAAAGCTCATTTTGAAGTTAAACATCCAATTGAATTCGGAtgtgcatatatataatattatgcatgccaaaaggtgatggaaaggaaaagactaatgcatgccaaaaaggtgatggaaataagaagactaatgcatgccaaaaaggtgatggaaatgagaaaactaatgcatgccaaaaggtgatggaaaggaAAAGACTAATGCATGCTAAAAGGTGATAGAAATGAGAAGACTATTGCATGAAAAccttacataattaaaacatcatatttaaacattacataattaaaacatcatttttaAACATTACACAATTAAACCATCATTAAaaacaatacataattaaaacataattaagacattacataattaaaatatctaCTGACTATTGTAATTCTGAAGGTATTGTCCAAGTTGAACCATCATATCAGCTTCCCATGCCTGAAGAGTCTCCTTTTTGCTTAATGATTCATAGATCTCCCAATTCATTCGATATTCTTCCAgttgaagttgtttttgttttcgggcttctttttgtttttgaagttctgtcttctctttcattatttctgaattaagtCGAAGACTCTCTCCAAATGCACTTAAAGCTTGAATTGATTGATCTGCAACCATCTTCCCCGTCACGCGAGCCTTAGCCTTCTTCACACCCTCGGGGCGCGTGGATGATCCTCCTTGAGGTTCACTTGTTGGAGTTTCAGAATCTTCTTCCGTCCTTGATCTTTTCCCACTACTTTTACTACTAACATCACCAGTTGGTTGTTGATCcaattgttttttttgattagtttttaccACTTGCTTCCACTTGTTatactttcttaaaattttccATTGCTCAATCAAGTTAAAGTTACCGTGTTTTCTTTGATGGATTAAATGCGCTTCTTTAAGCACATCTTCGTCTGTCGTGCCACTCTTCGTCCTCCTAAAAGCCTCATCATAACTTCCAAACCATTTCAAATATGCTGGAGCAACTCTACCCCAACGACATTTAAGCATGTCGGCGGTTCTTCGTGGGATCAGATGGGGTCGTTCCATCCTCGCTGCTTCATAAGCTTCCTTAACTTTCTGCCACCCCACTCTTATCTTTTGGTTGGTGCTCACAATTAGATCTGTACTTGTGTTCATGACTGAACATATGAGAGCAATATCTTCAATCAAATTCTAACTTTTCTTTGAACGTATAGGGgtttcatcattattattaggtAGCTGTTGAGATGGTTGAACCAATTGAGTGAAGCTCGGTGGTGAACCAAATTGTGAAAATAGATCTTGAAATGATGGTTGGGTGTAAAGACTAGCATCAACATGATGAACAGAATTTTCTCCATCTTCACCATATTGATCATCTTGATCATTTCCTTGATtttcatcaacatcatcatcatcatcatcatcatcatcatcatactccatcTCATTTTCGTCTAAACTTTCACCCCTTATTGGAGTTGAATACATATCAATATTAGAGTTGACATTGTgagattgatgatggtggtgaaacatagtttgagaattttgggtattttgagGAACATAATAAGATGAATTTGGGATATTTTCAGGAATATAGTAAGAagaatttggagtattttgagaAAATGGAGGATTGAACGGAGGATTTTGATACTAAATTTGAGAACTTTGATTGTAAGAAGATTTTttccttggtttttttttttcatggatTTCTTTcataatttgggttatttgaatccatattttttttgggatttttgaaatgattactttggtattttttaaccaaaaaaataccgaaaatatgaacaaaatatgtcaaaaaaattatgtcaaaaaaaattatgtcaaaaaatatcaatacgggtctcattttatagatctcgaaaaaatatgaccgttggtataatttttttttaattattttaatacgaAAATAGCTGTTAAAGGGAAAAACGACTATTTTTTCAAAGCCAATCAGAAGCGGCCAAGTGGACTGCAACTGTGCACGCGTGTCAGAGGGTGATGTAGTAAATTTTCGCTGCCCAATCACAGCACGACACGTGGcgcaaaattttgaaaaaaaatgggGTGACCGTTCAAAAGAACGAGCACCCTATAACATTTTCACCCAATCTTTTCCATAACCAACCTAAAAATAGATCACCATTGCTAtcatttttcttattgtttAGTCATGTGACCCAATATTAGGTCACCAATAATAGTGCCCTTAATAGTGAAATAGTTGACCCTAGAGTTcaatttttagtaaacttgagcatatttttatcaaaaattcaaagtaaataagatattttatatcaagtaaaatgatattttagtttatatatatatatatatatatatatatatatatatatatatatatatatatatatatatatatatatatatatatatatatatatatat
This genomic stretch from Amaranthus tricolor cultivar Red isolate AtriRed21 chromosome 9, ASM2621246v1, whole genome shotgun sequence harbors:
- the LOC130823357 gene encoding uncharacterized protein LOC130823357, giving the protein MEAVSNNDPWFTINIDATGRKGLSALQKCTAALRMLAYGMTADQVDEYLRISESTARKALTHFTKGIINQFGQHYLRKPTPQDLTRLLAFSEERGFPGMIGSVDCMHWEWKNAQQHGKGSYNDLNVLYRLPLLIDLFEGRAPPVNFTVNGNQYGMAYYLTDDIYPKWATFIQSITERQTAKARLFA
- the LOC130823358 gene encoding uncharacterized protein LOC130823358, which produces MFHHHHQSHNVNSNIDMYSTPIRGESLDENEMEYDDDDDDDDDDVDENQGNDQDDQYGEDGENSVHHVDASLYTQPSFQDLFSQFGSPPSFTQLVQPSQQLPNNNDETPILMNTSTDLIVSTNQKIRVGWQKVKEAYEAARMERPHLIPRRTADMLKCRWGRVAPAYLKWFGSYDEAFRRTKSGTTDEDVLKEAHLIHQRKHGNFNLIEQWKILRKYNKWKQVVKTNQKKQLDQQPTGDVSSKSSGKRSRTEEDSETPTSEPQGGSSTRPEGVKKAKARVTGKMAWEADMMVQLGQYLQNYNSQ